The Verrucomicrobium spinosum DSM 4136 = JCM 18804 genome includes a region encoding these proteins:
- a CDS encoding S9 family peptidase → MVWRILASLVLVTPLVGKDSIPKAERRPFLHREHGEARPDDYSWMKNRDDPAVRKYLVAENEYTSAYFKRLQPLYSTLLKELRARVVDEDVSVPVQRGAYLYYEKYVAGSEYETLCRKKTAGGVEEIMLDFNQRAQGHPVFLGGEASVSPDDRLLAWKENHDGTDVYSLYFLEIANGKLLPDVIPGTAFSMGPVWGNDNRTVFYTTPDEVQRSYRVMRHVLGTPAKEDVVLYEETDRKFDVRIFPSKDRKYLLIECNSTNTTETRVLSLDRPGDAATVLIPRQPGMRHNLAHREGKWYSVSNLKGTNGSLLVASDAEGGIAKWEELWPYDEKEALQWVEAYATHLVVGARNQGVPGVFLVDAATMEKRWVTAPVEGASMDAQDTPDYQTSTQRVAYTSYLTPYTVADLDLKTGTLKVLKQKKVPSGYDASKYVVEKVEATAEDGVKLPVWLVRRKDLPLDGTAGLVLDGYGSYGSCSDPWFDASGLSLLDRGVTLATAQVRGGGEFGRTWYEAGRVLKKEVTFTDYLACAKRLVELKYTAPAGMVGYGASAGGLIMGYILNRAPGLFRAVVADVPFVDALNTQFDPAIPLVTGEYEEWGNPEDRAVFDAMRRYVPYENVKPQVFPSLYVTTGWNDPRVAYWEPAKWVARIRALHQGKNPVLLETNFDAGHGGATGRYAQLEDVARRYVFILRELGK, encoded by the coding sequence ATGGTCTGGAGAATCCTCGCTTCCCTCGTGCTGGTGACCCCTCTTGTAGGGAAAGATTCGATTCCCAAAGCCGAACGACGGCCTTTCCTGCATCGGGAGCATGGGGAGGCCCGTCCGGATGACTATTCGTGGATGAAGAATCGCGATGATCCGGCGGTGCGGAAGTACCTGGTGGCGGAGAATGAGTACACCAGCGCATACTTCAAACGGCTCCAGCCTCTCTATTCGACCCTGCTCAAAGAACTGCGCGCGCGCGTGGTGGATGAGGACGTCAGTGTGCCCGTCCAGCGCGGAGCCTACCTATACTATGAGAAGTATGTGGCCGGCAGCGAGTATGAGACCCTGTGCCGGAAGAAGACGGCAGGAGGAGTCGAGGAAATCATGCTCGACTTCAACCAGCGTGCTCAAGGTCATCCTGTATTCCTTGGAGGAGAAGCGTCCGTCAGCCCGGACGACCGCCTGCTGGCCTGGAAGGAAAACCACGATGGGACCGACGTGTACTCGTTGTACTTTCTCGAGATCGCAAACGGGAAGCTGCTGCCAGATGTGATTCCTGGAACCGCCTTTTCCATGGGCCCCGTGTGGGGAAATGACAATCGCACCGTCTTCTACACCACCCCTGACGAGGTCCAGCGGTCCTACCGCGTCATGCGCCATGTTCTGGGCACTCCTGCCAAGGAAGACGTGGTGCTGTATGAAGAGACCGACCGGAAGTTCGATGTACGCATTTTCCCGTCTAAAGACCGCAAGTACCTGCTGATCGAATGCAACAGCACCAACACCACGGAAACACGGGTGCTTTCCCTGGATCGTCCCGGTGATGCGGCCACGGTGTTGATCCCGCGCCAGCCCGGCATGCGGCACAATCTGGCACACCGGGAGGGCAAGTGGTACTCCGTAAGCAACCTGAAGGGAACCAACGGCAGCCTCTTGGTGGCCTCAGACGCAGAGGGGGGCATCGCGAAGTGGGAGGAACTCTGGCCTTATGATGAAAAGGAGGCGTTGCAGTGGGTGGAGGCCTATGCCACTCATTTGGTGGTCGGTGCGAGAAATCAAGGGGTGCCGGGAGTCTTCTTGGTGGATGCGGCAACCATGGAGAAGCGCTGGGTGACGGCGCCCGTGGAGGGGGCCTCGATGGATGCCCAGGATACGCCTGACTATCAAACCTCCACCCAGAGGGTGGCTTATACCTCGTACCTTACACCCTACACTGTGGCGGATCTGGACTTGAAGACCGGGACGTTGAAGGTGCTCAAGCAGAAGAAAGTCCCATCGGGGTATGATGCCTCAAAGTATGTGGTGGAGAAGGTGGAGGCTACGGCGGAGGATGGGGTGAAGCTTCCTGTCTGGCTTGTGCGGCGCAAGGACCTGCCGCTGGATGGAACTGCGGGTCTGGTGCTGGATGGCTACGGTTCCTACGGCTCCTGCAGCGATCCGTGGTTTGATGCCAGTGGGCTCAGCCTGCTGGATCGCGGCGTGACCCTGGCGACGGCGCAGGTGCGCGGAGGAGGGGAGTTCGGCCGGACCTGGTATGAAGCCGGACGGGTGCTGAAAAAGGAGGTGACCTTCACCGACTACCTTGCGTGCGCGAAGCGGCTGGTGGAGCTCAAGTACACCGCTCCAGCGGGCATGGTCGGCTACGGTGCCAGTGCCGGCGGGCTCATCATGGGTTATATCCTGAACCGGGCGCCTGGTCTCTTCCGTGCCGTGGTGGCGGATGTACCCTTTGTGGATGCGCTCAACACCCAGTTCGACCCCGCCATCCCGCTCGTAACGGGCGAGTATGAGGAGTGGGGCAATCCAGAGGATCGCGCGGTGTTTGATGCCATGCGGCGCTATGTGCCCTATGAGAATGTCAAACCCCAGGTCTTTCCCTCCCTCTACGTGACCACCGGCTGGAATGACCCCAGGGTGGCCTACTGGGAGCCTGCCAAATGGGTGGCCAGGATCCGTGCCTTGCATCAAGGAAAGAACCCCGTGCTGCTGGAAACCAACTTCGACGCCGGCCACGGCGGTGCCACCGGCCGCTACGCCCAGCTGGAGGATGTGGCGCGGAGGTATGTGTTTATTTTGAGGGAGCTCGGGAAGTGA
- a CDS encoding PepSY-associated TM helix domain-containing protein — protein sequence MKRFLFNLHSWMGLIAALGLIVIGLTGSILVFNEEIDRNMAPGEVIVSPTPEGRLPYDALLASVRKAVPGYVVTGWSVANSPTKADQFYVVQEGTSEWRSVRANPYTGEVRGTPTESSKTLTGWLLELHYTLFADHAGLIIAGLFATLLFFLGVTGVWLYRGFWKTLFLLRWGRSARIFFSDTHKMVGITTVVFNLILGFTGAWWNFSHILHHMLEEEHVEEDPPIHRTFEAPGTSIDALIAKAEAKAADYIPGYISLPTTEKDDLVSYGKLASYGPFRSNYGSVATFDAKSGELKDFTDVSQGGAWAQILDSFTPLHYGTFGGLPVKILWCIGGLAPGILSITGFLMWYKRKFPKRRKQTVSEPVGAREKGELEPAN from the coding sequence ATGAAGCGCTTCCTCTTCAATCTTCACTCCTGGATGGGCCTGATCGCCGCGCTGGGACTCATTGTTATCGGTCTCACGGGCAGCATCCTTGTCTTCAATGAGGAGATTGACCGGAACATGGCACCGGGAGAAGTCATCGTGAGCCCGACCCCCGAAGGGAGGCTGCCTTACGATGCCCTCCTCGCCAGTGTGCGCAAAGCCGTCCCCGGCTACGTCGTCACGGGGTGGTCAGTCGCTAATTCTCCCACCAAGGCAGACCAGTTCTACGTGGTGCAGGAGGGCACTAGCGAATGGCGCTCTGTGAGGGCGAACCCGTACACGGGTGAAGTCCGGGGTACACCCACGGAGTCCAGCAAGACGCTGACGGGCTGGCTTCTGGAGCTGCACTACACGCTCTTTGCAGATCACGCGGGACTGATCATCGCTGGCTTGTTCGCCACGCTGCTGTTCTTTCTTGGCGTCACCGGCGTCTGGTTGTACCGGGGGTTCTGGAAGACGCTCTTCCTGCTGCGCTGGGGTCGCAGTGCCCGCATCTTCTTCTCAGACACTCACAAGATGGTGGGCATCACCACCGTGGTGTTTAATCTGATCCTGGGCTTCACCGGAGCCTGGTGGAACTTCAGCCACATCTTGCATCACATGCTGGAAGAAGAGCATGTAGAAGAAGATCCTCCGATACATCGCACCTTCGAGGCCCCTGGCACCTCCATCGACGCGCTGATCGCCAAGGCGGAAGCCAAAGCCGCCGACTACATCCCCGGCTATATCTCCCTGCCTACCACTGAGAAGGATGACCTCGTTTCCTACGGCAAGCTGGCGTCCTATGGCCCCTTCCGCAGCAACTATGGAAGCGTCGCCACCTTTGATGCCAAGTCTGGTGAGCTCAAGGACTTCACCGATGTGAGCCAAGGGGGGGCTTGGGCTCAAATTCTGGACAGCTTCACCCCTTTGCACTACGGCACCTTTGGCGGCCTTCCGGTGAAGATCCTCTGGTGCATTGGCGGCCTCGCCCCCGGCATCCTTTCCATCACAGGCTTCCTCATGTGGTACAAGCGCAAGTTTCCCAAACGCCGGAAACAAACCGTGAGTGAACCCGTGGGTGCCCGCGAAAAAGGCGAACTGGAACCAGCCAACTGA